One part of the Parambassis ranga chromosome 8, fParRan2.1, whole genome shotgun sequence genome encodes these proteins:
- the rpl3 gene encoding large ribosomal subunit protein uL3 — protein MKHLFTKICETPTSLDTTRSTTDTIFTTTGRGSSVNDHAECRDISFGIYEPFASLSASLNRIGDKMSHRKFSAPRHGSLGFLPRKRSRRHRGKAKSFPKDDPSKPVHLTAFLGYKAGMTHIVREVDRPGSKVNKKEVVEAVTVVETPPMIVVGVVGYINTPRGLRSFKTIFAEHISDECKRRFYKNWYKSKKKAFTKYCKKWQDDDGKKQLEKDFAAMKKYCQVVRIIAHTQMRLLPLRQKKSHLMEVQLNGGTISDKVDWAREKLEQAIPVNTVFAQDEMIDVIGVTKGHGYKGVTSRWHTKKLPRKTHRGLRKVACIGAWHPARVAFSVARAGQKGYHHRTEINKKIYKIGQGYHTKDGKLVKNNASTEYDLSNKSINPLGGFVHYGEVTNDFVMVKGCVVGTKKRVLTLRKSLLVQSSRRALEKIDLKFIDTTSKFGHGRFQTVEEKKAFMGPLKKDRIAKEETA, from the exons ATGAAAC ATTTATTTACAAAGATTTGCGAAACGCCCACATCTTTGGACACAACAAGGAGCACGACAGATACT ATCTTTACTACCACGGGGCGGGGCTCCTCTGTGAATGATCACGCTGAATGTCGCGATATTTCCTTTGGTATATATGAGCCGTTCGCCTCTCTGTCGGCCTCTTTGAATCGGATTGGAGAcaaaatg TCTCACCGTAAGTTTTCTGCTCCACGCCACGGTTCTCTGGGCTTCCTGCCCCGCAAGAGGAGCCGTCGTCACCGTGGTAAGGCCAAGAGCTTTCCCAAGGATGACCCTAGCAAGCCCGTGCACCTGACTGCCTTCTTGGGCTACAAGGCTGGCATGACACACATTGTCCGTGAGGTCGACAGACCCGGCTCAA AGGTGAACAAGAAAGAAGTAGTCGAGGCTGTGACGGTTGTGGAGACACCACCCATGATTGTGGTTGGAGTTGTGGGTTACATCAACACCCCCCGTGGCCTGCGTTCCTTCAAGACCATCTTCGCCGAGCACATCAGTGATGAGTGCAAGCGTCGCTTCTACAAGAACTG GTACAAGTCCAAGAAGAAGGCTTTCACCAAATACTGCAAGAAATGGCAGGATGACGATGGCAAGAAGCAGCTGGAGAAAGACTTTGCCGCCATGAAGAAGTACTGCCAGGTTGTCCGCATCATTGCCCACACACAG ATGCGCCTGTTGCCTCTGAGGCAGAAGAAGTCTCACCTCATGGAGGTTCAGCTGAATGGAGGCACCATCTCTGACAAGGTTGACTGGGCCCGTGAGAAGCTGGAGCAGGCTATTCCAGTGAACACAGTTTTCGCTCAGGATGAGATGATCGACGTCATTGGTGTTACCAAGGGTCACGGATACAAGG GTGTCACCAGCCGTTGGCACACAAAGAAGCTTCCCCGCAAAACCCATCGTGGTCTGCGTAAGGTTGCCTGTATCGGTGCCTGGCATCCCGCCCGTGTGGCCTTCTCTGTAGCCCGTGCTGGTCAGAAGGGTTACCACCACCGCACAGAGATCAACAAGAAGATCTACAAGATCGGCCAGGGCTACCACACAAAGGATGGAAAGCTGGTGAAGAACAACGCCTCCACAGAGTATGACCTGTCAAACAAGAGCATCAACCCTCTG GGTGGATTTGTGCACTATGGAGAAGTGACCAATGACTTTGTCATGGTGAAAGGCTGTGTTGTGGGCACAAAGAAGAGGGTGCTGACTCTGCGCAAG TCTCTGCTTGTGCAGTCCAGCCGCCGTGCTCTGGAGAAGATCGACCTCAAGTTCATCGACACCACTTCCAAGTTTGGTCATGGCCGCTTCCAGactgtggaggagaagaaggcgTTCATG gGACCACTCAAGAAGGACCGCATTGCCAAGGAAGAGACTGCCTAA
- the slc25a39 gene encoding mitochondrial glutathione transporter SLC25A39 has protein sequence MGEQTVGSPVAGISPVQQMLASGTGALLTSVFVTPLDVVKIRLQAQQTPFHQALAHDVAPWGGVTHRSKWKCFLYCNGLMDHIYVCRNGTTCTSWYKTPTHFSGTLDAFVKISRHEGLRSLWSGLPPTLVMAVPATIIYFTCYDQLKDFLRFGVGLQGNHVPLVAGGLARLGAVTVISPLELVRTKMQSRRLSYSELRVCIRSAVSQGGVLSLWRGWGPTVLRDVPFSALYWFNYELVKAHLCEQARMPQANFSISFTAGAISGAIAAILTLPFDVVKTRRQIQLGEMETLGVPLKRTTSTWHIMKEIWVEMGYRGLFAGFMPRVIKVAPACAVMISSYEFGKAFFHKMNLERERLAS, from the exons ATGGGGGAGCAGACTGTGGGCAGCCCCGTCGCTGGGATCTCTCCGGTGCAGCAGATGCTGGCCTCTGGCACTGGAGCACTCCTTACATCTGTATTTG TCACACCGCTGGATGTTGTGAAGATCAGGTTGCAGGCTCAGCAGACACCATTCCACCAAG CTTTAGCCCACGATGTTGCTCCATGGGGTGGTGTCACCCACCGTTCCAAAT GGAAGTGTTTCCTGTATTGTAATGGACTGATGGATCACATCTATGTTTGTCGGAACGGAACCACTTGTACCAGCTGGTACAAAACACCAACACATTTCAGCGGGACCCTC GATGCTTTTGTGAAAATCAGTCGCCATGAAGGACTCCGCTCTTTGTGGAGCGGGTTACCCCCAACTTT ggttATGGCGGTACCTGCCACCATCATCTACTTCACCTGCTACGACCAGCTGAAGGACTTCCTGAGATTTGGTGTCGGTCTACAGGGTAACCATGTCCCTCTTGTTGCTGGGGGTCTTGCCCGAT TGGGGGCAGTGACGGTGATCAGCCCTTTGGAGCTGGTCAGGACCAAGATGCAATCCCGTCGGCTGTCCTACAGCGAGCTGCGGGTGTGCATCCGCTCTGCTGTGAGCCAGGGAGGTGTACTGTCTCTGTGGAGGGGCTGGGGACCCACTGTTCTCAGAGATGTACCGTTTTCTG CTTTGTACTGGTTTAACTACGAGCTGGTGAAGGCCCACCTGTGTGAACAGGCTCGAATGCCTCAGGCCAACTTCTCCATCAGCTTCACGGCAGGAGCCATTTCTGGAGCT ATTGCTGCAATCCTGACGCTGCCGTTTGATGTTGTAAAGACTCGGAGACAGATTCAGCTGGGAGAGATGGAAACTCTGGGAG TTCCTTTAAAGAGAACCACATCCACATGGCACATAATGAAAGAAATATGGGTTGAGATGGGCTACAGGGGCCTTTTTGCAG GTTTCATGCCCAGGGTGATCAAAGTAGCCCCAGCCTGTGCTGTTATGATAAGCAGCTATGAGTTTGGAAAGGCCTTCTTCCACAAGATGAACCTTGAACGAGAGCGGCTGGCCTCCTGA